The Apium graveolens cultivar Ventura chromosome 10, ASM990537v1, whole genome shotgun sequence nucleotide sequence GTCCTTGACTTTATTTTCAACTAGATAAACAAGCTAAAATCTGGGCAGCACTCATCACACTCCCGTTTTTACCCCAGACTACCTGTGGAAAGAAATAAATAcgagtgagccaaatgcccagtacgaaCATATCATTAAAAGGTAAAGCGAAAGAATACATTTGATTTTAATAATTAGCCAAGAAGATAAGTAATATGATAGTAATTATTTAGAATCAAGGAACAAACTAATCCAAACAAAATCAAAGAAATGGATGAGAACAAGTAAGGTGGGTACTAATAATGGCATCTTATAAAACCTCTGCTCGCTAGTAAACACCAATTAAAGCACAATGCAAACAGTTCCTTCTCCGGTTATCCACAAGAAGGATAAGATGAAATGTATCAAACATTTTCCCAAACAAACAAAATGATCATGATCTTGATGATGCCTCATATCCGAGAGACATGCTCGTATACTCACAACACTGATACGAGTTAGTGCCGAGAGTACCAAAGACTGCAAAAACTCCATGTGTCTCGTCTGTGATTTACCCACACACATAAGTTTAAGAGCCCATAACAAATGGTTACAAAGTTTCCAATAGTATTGAAAATAAAAAGTTCCATGTGACAAATCAAGTATACTGATAGGCAACATGGATCAAAAGTGGTTAAGCAACAACAGGGACCAAAGATGACTAAGCAAAAATTAACAAGTGTACATATACAAGATGTACAacttaacaaaataaaaatatgataagATAAATATGATAGGACAATAAGTAGAGACaaagaaaaaatatattttaaatgcAGAGAGAATGGAGGATATTGTACGTGGAATGAGTCTAAAATATTCAATAATGCTGACACAACTAGCTCCAAATAAACATCCAAATCAATCTATAATATCaacataaatataatttataaacgCCAAACTTTAAAACCAACTAAAAAGTAAAGgtaacaaaattataatattttatacatTTACCACAACTAATATACATGACATGATCACCATCTCAAGCTTGAGTAGTATAAATATATAACTAACAAATAATGTGAATAATTTACATGCttgtttataaaaatataaaagatattttattaatttataaaaataatgtaGAAATCTTTAAATATATGACTTTATAAAAGTAGACAAACTTAAATTATACATTAATTTAACATATTAAATTGTAACAACATTTTAtgaaaatgataaaaataaatatagcaTGCTCTCTATCTATCAACACATACAAGATTTATCAAATCCACCTGTCACACATTAGTACTACAACAGTACTTACAAAATTTAAATTATCATGGCCAAGCATTAGATActataattaataacaaattgGTTATAAAAAAAACAATGAGACTAAAGTTTCAAATATATTATGCATGAGGAAAATATAATAATGTAATATGATTAACAAATGTAAACaatttataattttagataaACAAACAACTAATTGTTAATTACTTAACTTAATTAACAAAATACTTTGACTACATATCTCCTGTAAAATAAAATACCATACATATCATTAGTCCCAAAAATACATATTTTgtcaatttttaataaatctcaataaactaaatcttgtgaaaatagattttattttacaaatatttttgcATATTAACAAACTAGCATAATATAACATAATAATATTGTGAACAACTCACACACATAACTAGtaaataataattaacaaaacTAGCTGGACACTAACAATATTAAAATGTACCATATCATCCACTTAATAAAATGTAAAAAAACCTGAGATTCATATAATTTCTTAAACCAACTTAAtgacataaaaattaaaaacaaaaacaacagAGACATGACTAATTAGATTACTACTAATTAAACATCTTCTAGCGAGTACAAAtaacaattaatcaattaaattaattaaacaTGCATTAAACATTAACctaacacaatatataaacacataacaaataatataataatttgataaaacttaCCTAAATTTAGAGCCTCATATAAGTATGTAAAAAATCTGTACAACTAGTTATAAACCTGAAAATAAAATGGCTAATATTAGTATACAATATAAATAATAATCAtcttaaattatataattaaattttaaataaacctCCTCAAGATGTACATTCTCTGAAAGTTTTGTCCCACCTTAACCTAGCTATCTTTCTCCTCCTCTTGATCTTTAATAACCCAAAAATCTATTTTTCCTTCTCTTAATCTTTAGTAACCCAATAGTTTTTAACATTGACACTCGAGTTAGCTCTTCTCTGACCTTCTTGTACAAGTAGATCCAAAGCTTCCTTTCTTATGCACCAACTCTTCTATCTCACTCATAAATTATATAATACTACTCATTTTCCATTTTGTTATATGTCGCTCTAAGATGAGTTTTTGTGTGAAAACACTAAGAGGGTGACTCTGTTTATATAATAAGTACCTCAACAAACTATTAAACTCTTATCACCCGGTTTGActcatattcaaattttaaacaactaaaagatagcttacaaaattcaaatttttaacaGCCTATTATCTAGATAAAACATTATCCATAATTTGGATTCTTAaatcaattaaataaatatttactaAGTTGTTGCACCAAtaatataacaaataaaatatgggttattatattcttccctccttaaaataatttcgtCCTCGAAATTCTAGTGGAGTACCTGATTCGAAGAGGTACGGATATCTTGCGCGAACTGAATCCTCGGTTTCCCAAGTAGCTTCGCGAACATcatgatttttccataaaattttaACAAAAGGGATCGTGTTCTTGCGCAACACTCTCTCCTCCCTCGCCAATATAGCATCAGCTTCTTCTTCATAAGACAAATCTTCACGAAATGCATCTAAGGGATACTGGACAACATGATTAGGATGATTTACATACTTTCTCAGAACCGAtgcatgaaacacattgtgcactCGTGACAATTATGGCGGTAAAACAACTCTATATGCCACAGCTTCAAccctctcaagaatctcaaaaggtccttTATACCTCAGACTTAGCTTACCCTTCTGACTGAATCGCTGAATGCCTCTCTGAGGAGATACCTTAAGGAAGACCTTGTCTCCTGCTTTAAATTCATATTCTCGTGTACCCTTATCAGCATAACTCTTCTGTCTTGATCGAGCTTGTTCAAGTCTTTCTCAAGCAACTCCTACCTTATCTGTAGTGACTTGGACTAGATCGGGACCCTCCAAAAGTTTCTCTCCTACTTCATTCCAACAAATAGGTGTTCTGCACTTGCGCCCATAGAGTTCTTCAAAAGGAACCATATCAATGCTGCTCTGCCAACTGTTATTATAAACAAATTCAACCAAAGGCAAATAGTCATCCCAATTTCTATACCACTCTAATGCACATGCTCGCAACATATCCTCCAAGGTCTGAACGGTCCTCTCTAACTGCCCATCAAACTGTGGATGAAAAGTTGTGCTATAATTCAACTTGGTACCCCATGCCTTTTGAAATCCTTTCCAAAACCTTGAAGTGAATCTTGGATCTCTGTCTGATACGATCAAAACTGGATTCTCGTGTAGTCTAACAATATCATTCATGTATAATAGCGCTAAGCTCTCCAAGTTCAGGTTCTCACGGATTGCCAAAAGTGAGCAAATTTGGTGAGTCTGTCTACAatcacccatatcgcatcatgttTCTTAAAAGTCTTAGGCAGTCCTATGACAAAATCCATGCAAATATTCTCCCACTTCCATGTAGGTAACTCCAATGGTTGTAATAAGCCACTTGGCCTCTGGTGCTCAATCATCACCTGTTGACAAGTCAAACACTTCGAAACAAAATCGGCAATATCTCGTTTCATGCGCTCCACCAAAAGTGTTCCTTTAAATCTCAATACATCTTTGTCTCGcctggatgaatagaaaatgATGATCTGTGAGCCTCTTCCATCAATTCCTCCATGAGATCCTTGTTAGCAGGCACACATAGACGATTATACGTCCATAGAATGCCATGATCATCAAAATGAAATCCTGGTTGCTTTTTAGGATCAATATTCTGGACAAAAGACCACAATTCTCCATCTCCATCCTGAGCTGCCTTAATCCTAGTGATAAGACTAGGCTCGACATGCAAACTTGCTACCATACCAACTGTATTCTGATCATAAAACTTCAAACCAAATTTTTCAACCTCACGTTGAAGAGGTTGTTGTTGCGTCACCAAAGCGGTCAAATTCCCAAAATCCTTCCTGCTTAAAGCATCTGCAACCTTATTAGCCTTTCCGGGATGATACTGAATGCTCATATcatattatttgaataattcaatcCATcatctttgtctcatattaagctctttctgcgtgaatatgtacttcaaactcttgtggtcagTAAAGATCTCACATTTATCACCATACAAATAGtgtctccatatcttcaatgcaaaaaTGACGGCGGCAAGCTCTAGGTCATGTGTCGGATAATTCACCTCATGAGGCTTTaattgtcttgaagcgtaggcaatcacatttccatgttgcatcaatacacagcCATGTCCCTTCTtcgaagcatcgctataaatcaCATAGCCTCCCAATCTTGATGGTAGTGTCAATACCGGTGATGTCACAAGTCTCTTCTTCATTTCTTGAATACTAGTCTCACACACATCGGTTCATATGAACTTGTTGCTTTTTCGAGTCAACTGTGTCAATGGCATCGCAATTATCGAAAAGCCTTCTACAAATCCGCAAGTCCCAAGAAACTCCTCACTTCTGTCGCAGTGCTAGGTCTTGGCCAATTGGTAATAGCCTCAACCTTGGTTGGATCCACTTTGATTCCATCTGCTGATAAAATATGTCCAAAAAATGCAACTTGATTAAGCAAAAATTCATACTTCTTGTATTTTGCATACAATTTGTTATTCCATATTGTTTCCAACACAACTCGAAGATGCTCCTCATGTTCCTCCATTGATTTTGAATACCACAAtatatcatcaataaatacaatcacaaacttgTCCAGAAAATCCTTGAATACCCTATTCATTAGGTCCATGAAAACTGCaggtgcatttgtcaatccaaaagacataaCAAGAAACTTGTAGTGTCCGTAACgagtcctgaatgctgtcttcggaATATCACTTGCCATCACTTTTAGTTGATGGTAACCTGACCGTAGATcaatcttcaaaaattattttgCTCCTTGAagctgatcaaataagtcatcgatccTCGGTAATGGATATCTATTCTTTACCGTGATTcggttcaactctcgataatcaaTACTGAGACTCATCGAACAATCCTTCTTCTTCATAAATAGAACTGGTGCTCCCCAAGGCGAAACACTAGGTCTAAAAAAACCCTTATCAAATAACTCCTCCAGCTGTTCTTTCAGCTCTTGTAGCTCTAACAGagccattctataaggtgccttgGAAATAGGTTGTGCATCTGGTAACAAATCGATAGAAAATTCTATCTCTCTTTCGGGCGGAAGACCCTCCAAATCTTCGAGAAATACATCTGAAAACTCACGAACAACAAGAACATCTTCTAACTCTGGCGGCACTTTGGACGTGTCAATCATATGAGCCAAAAATCCTTCACATCCATGAGCAATCATCTTCTTGGCCTTGATGGCCAAAATGAATTTTCCACAACCACTAGGCTTAGAACCCTGAAACACGAACTCGGGCGAATTGGAGTCGCCAAAAATTATTCTTTTTCCTGGACAATCAGTTGTAGCTTTATGTCGCTCTAGCCAATCCATCCCTAGTATGATATCAAAGTCCCTCATCTGAATAGGTAAGAGACCTACAAGTAGTTCTCTATCATTTACTTTAACTACACAATCAAGATACTGAGAATTCATAAGTATGGTTACACCCATAAGAGTACCAACAGAAAAATCCGATATAAGTGCAGTGGATGTAATGTCTAAGTGTCTAGCATAAGATGTAGAGACAAATGAATGTGTAGCTCCAGTATCAAATAAGACTATAGCATTTCCATTACCAACATAAAGTGATCCTGAAATGGTACCTGGAGTACTTGCAACATCTTTTACAGTGATGGAAAACACATGACCGGAAGTCGTCTGGTTGCTTTTCTCTCCCTGATCCTTACGATCCCAAGACTTCTTTGGTAGGATCTGACAGTCTCGAATAGTGTTACCCTTCTTTCCATAATTGAAGCATGCTCTAGTAGCCCAATAGAAAGTGCTTCCTCCATGCATCTTTCCACAATGCTCACACTTAGATGCTTCCTTATTTCCAGTTTGGTTGAAAGACCTCTTTTGCTCATTTCCTTGATTTCCATTTTTTTGGTGAAAATTTCGAGTATTATACCTCTAATCATTTGGTTTGAATCCACCTGAAGACCCACCATTTTTCTGAAATCCATGTCGACGATCGGAAAATTCCTCTTCCCTTTCTCTTTTCTGATTTTGCATGTCTCGTTTCTTGAGAAAGTTAGCCTGATCAAGCTCTTGATCTCTGGTACTGTCAACCAAGGTGTCCATGGATGTGTAGTGGTTAGAGATGATATGGTTGCGGATGGAATTCTTCAATGCCCACTTAAATTTTACGGTTTTATCCGCTTCTGACCCAGCCACAGATCTCGCATAACCAGCTAACCTCTGAAATATGACTTGAAAGTCTGCCACCAACTCATCATCCCTTTGAGTAATACTCTGATACTCTCTTACGTATTCCTCACGTATGTTGGCTGGAAAGTACCTCTGGTCAAACTGAGTTTTGAATACCTGCCAAGTAAGAGTATTTTCATAGCCAGGTGCATGCGAGGCCACCGCAGACTTCCACCAAGTATTAGCATGCGAGGCCACCGCTGACTTCCACCAAGTATTAGCATCCACCTCTGAACACTCTAGGACCCTGGAAATTTTCTCCATGTGATCTATCCAAGCTTCAGCATCCATTGGAGTCTTGGCCTCCTTAAATCAATTGGGTATTTGCTTCATAAAATGATCAAACATAGTTTGACCATCTCGTTCTTGCCCGTTAGCAGTGGGATTCTGTCCACGTTGAACTTCCCGCAACATctccataaaagtactcctattCATAACAATCTGCTGATTATGATTCCCCTCAGTATTTCGACTACTGCTACCTCTTGCCATCGTGCACAAAATTTTATGAGTGCACAAACACATATATCACAAAATCATATCCAAAATCTTAAATCTACCCATATGGAGTCAACCCAAAACTCACAGGTCAAATCCTAAAGGACAGTCTACAGAAACTataacctaagctctgataccaacatTGTAACTCCCCACGTAAACAAGTAGAGGCTACACAAGCTAACCCTTATTTATTAATGGAAGTAAAAACAAGctaaacataatttattaaaCTAACAAAAGTTGAAAAGATCCAAAATAAAATTCTCTAACAAGATCCAAAATAATATGGAAATAAAACATGTCTTTGACTTTATTTTCAACTAGATAAACAAGCTAAAATCTGGGCAGCACTCATCACACCCCCGTTTTTACCCCATACTACCTGTGGAAAGAAATAAATAcgagtgagccaaatgcccagtacgaaCATATCATTAAAAGGTAAAGCGAAAGAATACATTTGATTTTAATAATTAGTCAAGAAGATAAGTAATATGACAGTAATTATTTAGAATCAAGGAACAAACTAATCCAAACAAAATCAAAGAAATTGCTGAGAACAAGTAAGGTGGGTACTAATAACGACATCTTATAAAATCTCTGCTCGCTAGTAAACACCAAGCAAAGCACAGTGCAAACAGTTCCTTCTCCGGTTATCCACAGGAAGGATAAGATGAAATGTATAAAACATTTTCCCAAACAAACAAAATGATCATGATCTTGATCATGCCTCATACCCGAGAGACATGCTCGTATACTCACAACACTGATACGAGTTAGTGCCGAGAGCACCAAAGACTGCAAAAACTTCATGTTTCTCGTCTGTGATTTACCCACACAGATAAGTTTAAGAGCCCATAACAAATGGTTACAAAGTTGCGAATAGTGTTGAAAATAAAAGTTCCATGTAACAAATCAAGTATACTGATAGGCAACATGGATCAAAACTGGTTAAGCAACAACTAAGCAAAAATTAACAAGTGTACATATACAAGATGTACAacttaacaaaataaaaatatgataagATAAATATGATAGGACAATAAGTAGAgagaaataaaaaatatattttaaatgcAGAAAGAATCCAAATCAAACTATAATATCaacataaatataatttataaacgCCAAACTCTAAAACCCACTAAAAAGTAAAgctaacaaaattataatattttatacagttaCCACAACTAATATAGATGATCACCATCTCAAGCTAAACTAGTATAAATATATAACTAACAAATAATCTGAATAATTTACAAGAtggtttataaaaatataaaagatattttattaatttataaaaataatgtaGAAATCTTtaaatatatgattttataaaagtaCACAAACTTAAATATAGCATGCTCTCTGTCTATCAACATATATTGACATGATTTATCAAATCTAACTCTCACACATTTGTACTACAACATTACTTACCAAATTTGAATTATCATGGCCAAGCATTAGATActataattaataacaaattgGTTATAAAAAACAATGAGACTAAAGTTTCAAATATATTATGTATGGGTAAAATATAATAATGTAATATGATTAACAAATGTAaacaatttataattttaaataaacaaACAATCAATTGTTAATTACTTACCTTAATTAACAAAATACTTTGACTACATATATCGTATAAAATAAAATACCATACATATCATTAGTCCCACAAATACATATTTTgtcaatttttaataaatctcaataaactaaatcttgtgaaaatagattttattttacaaatatttttacatattaaCAAACTAGCATAATATAACATGATAATATTATGAACAACTCACACACATAACTagtaaattataattaataaaactagCCAGACACTAACAATATTAAAATGTACCATATCATCCACTtaataaaatgtaaaaaaaaaCTTGAGATTCATATAATTTCTTAAACCAACTTAAtgacataaaaattaaaaacaaaaaaacatGGACATGACTAATTAGATTACTACTAATTAAACATCTTTTAGCCACTACAAAtaaaaattaatcaattaaattaattaaacatgcattaaacaataacctaacacaatatataaacacataaacaaataatATAACAATTTGATAAAACTTACCTGAATTTAGAGCCTGATATAGTATGTAAAAAATGTGTACAAATAGTTATAAACCTGAAAATAAAATGACTAATATTAGTATACAATATAAATAATAATCATCTTAAATTACAtaattcaattttaaataaaCCTTACTCAAGATGTACACTTCTCTACAAGTTTTGGCCGACCTTAACCTAGCTATCTTTCTCCTCCTCTTCATCTTTAATAACCCAATATTTTTTAAAAGTGACACTCCAGTTAGctcttctctcttctctcacCTTCTTGCACATGTAGATCTAAACTTCCTTTCTTATGCACCAACTCTTTTATCTCACTCATAATACTACCTGTTTTCCATTTTGTTATCTGTTGCTCTGAGATGAGTTTTTGTGTGAAAACACTAACAGGTGACTCCGTTTATATAATAAGTAGTTCAACAAACTATTAAATACTTATCACCCAGTTTGACTCatatttaaattttaaacaactaaaagatagcttataaaattcaaatttttaacaGCCTATTATCTACATAAAATATTATCCATAATTTTCAAttctaaaatcaattaataaaatatatactAAGTTATTGCACCAACAATGTAACAAATAAATTATGGGGTATTATAAACCTATATatcaatatcaaatcatccaAATTAAACTTATTAGCGGGAAAAATCATAGCAATCAAAATAACATCTTGGGCAGTAATATTGGAACGAGTGCCTACCCTAGGATATATATTTTGTAAAAAAATCTTAAACAACAAGTGAGCTGGCAGCATCTGAGAGGTAGGAGTTAGTTTTGAAATTAGCAGTAATCAATTTTAATTGACCCATCACAAAAAGACCAGATAAATCTTTGGCGCCACATCCGTTATGAATATGTATAGAAGATGAATTTGGATTTCAAGTAATATCAACATCACCAACAGAGTAAACGTGCAGATTTCAATAAAAGGATTTAACCAGATTCGGGTTACATAATATTGGAATATTGAGGAAAAAGGACTTGAAACCTAAACACGTAAATAACATCACCAAACTACACCGATGAAAGATCTTACTAGTTAAGGGTTGGCCAAACAAACCTTTCGAATAACCATGTATTT carries:
- the LOC141690952 gene encoding uncharacterized protein LOC141690952, which produces MGDCRQTHQICSLLAIRENLNLESLALLYMNDIVRLHENPVLIVSDRDPRFTSRFWKGFQKAWGTKLNYSTTFHPQFDGQLERTVQTLEDMLRACALEWYRNWDDYLPLVEFVYNNSWQSSIDMVPFEELYGRKCRTPICWNEVGEKLLEGPDLVQVTTDKETRSSLRYLLREAFSDSVRRYPLDAFREDLSYEEEADAILAREERVLRKNTIPFVKILWKNHDVREATWETEDSVRARYPYLFESGWQEVAVVEILRGMIISRLL